A region of Malaclemys terrapin pileata isolate rMalTer1 chromosome 5, rMalTer1.hap1, whole genome shotgun sequence DNA encodes the following proteins:
- the LOC128838220 gene encoding uncharacterized protein LOC128838220: MESQDRKRAPSWTEREVRELLAIWGDESVLAELHSSKRNGKILEKVSKAMKDRGHNRDTQQCRVKIKALRQAYHKAREANGRSGAEPQTCRFYVELHAMLGGAATTTPTVCFDSINGESRNREAGSGYKEDDDEDNVDSSQQQGSGETGFPNSQDMFITLDLEPVTPELTQGMLPDPEGTQGTSAANVSPSQRLVKIRRRKRRTRDDMFTELQMSSHAERAQQNAWRWSMSDYRKAQYEREERWRAESRDEESKWRAEDDRWRQLADRRQESMLRLLEHQTDMLQRMVELQERQQEQRPPLHPLCNQQPSSQIP; this comes from the exons atggagtcccaggatcgcaaaagagctccatcatggactgaacgggaggtacgggaactgctcgccatatggggagatgaatcagtgctagctgaactccatagcagtaaacgaaatggcaaaatattagaaaaggtctccaaggccatgaaggacagaggccataacagggacacacagcagtgccgcgtgaaaattaaggcgctaaggcaagcctaccacaaagccagagaggcaaatggaaggtccggggcagagccgcaaacatgccgcttctacgtggagctgcatgccatgctagggggtgcagccaccactactccaaccgtgtgctttgactccatcaatggagaatcacgcaacagggaagcaggttcggggtacaaggaagatgatgatgaagataatgtagatagttCACAGCaacaaggaagtggagaaaccggtttccccaacagccaggatatgtttatcaccctggacctggagccagtaacccccgaactcacccaaggcatgctcccagaccctgagggcacacaggggacctctg ctgcaaatgtttctccttcacagaggctagtgaagattagaaggagaaaacggcggactcgggatgacatgttcacggagctccagatgtcctcccacgctgaaagagcacagcagaatgcgtggaggtggtcaatgtcagactacagaaaagcacagtatgaacgagaggagaggtggcgggctgaatcgcgggatgaagagagcaagtggcgggctgaagatgataggtggcgtcagcttgcagacagaaggcaagagtcgatgctccggctgctggagcatcaaactgatatgctccagcgtatggttgagctgcaggaaaggcagcaggagcagagaccgccgctacatcccctgtgtaaccaacagccctcctcccaaattccatag